The Thermodesulfobacteriota bacterium genome window below encodes:
- a CDS encoding glycosyltransferase family 2 protein — translation MNAHLPSLNAELNIKPGRGNPLVSIGFPVYNGSRFMRHALDSLLTQTYEDIEIVIADNASIDETQEICTAYAKKDSRIRYFRNEENMGAVWNYNHVFELSSAKFFMWASCDDYWDPIYIETCLQSITASSKMILAGTICQGVHPDTNRIRLIDAGITTVGMRPFNRFKHYKSIIHRGKHIGGIFYGLYRSSELKKVMPIKKLIAADHFIIADLALRGEFVTVPKALFFKRWGGASRNFKKSAAAIGIKNRFLIAVPYLIREFFMQMIIYRSANLSWKNKVRLAVWSLGNYFRVNLLKMTYIEIKIFVKRFIGTYCG, via the coding sequence GTGAATGCCCATTTGCCTTCTTTGAATGCGGAATTAAACATTAAGCCAGGGAGAGGGAATCCATTGGTCAGTATTGGATTCCCGGTCTACAACGGTTCCCGATTTATGAGGCATGCGTTAGACTCTTTGTTGACGCAGACATATGAAGATATAGAGATCGTCATCGCGGATAACGCGTCTATTGACGAGACCCAGGAAATTTGTACAGCGTATGCCAAAAAAGACTCACGGATCCGCTATTTTAGAAATGAAGAAAATATGGGAGCCGTATGGAACTACAACCATGTGTTTGAGCTATCATCGGCAAAATTCTTTATGTGGGCATCCTGTGATGACTACTGGGATCCAATCTATATAGAAACTTGTCTTCAGTCTATAACAGCTTCCTCCAAAATGATTCTCGCGGGAACGATATGTCAGGGCGTTCATCCTGATACAAACCGGATAAGGCTTATCGATGCAGGCATAACGACGGTTGGAATGCGGCCGTTCAACCGATTCAAGCACTATAAGTCAATTATTCATAGGGGCAAACATATTGGGGGTATATTCTACGGGTTATATCGAAGCAGTGAACTTAAAAAAGTTATGCCAATAAAAAAATTGATTGCAGCGGATCACTTTATAATTGCCGATCTTGCTCTTAGGGGAGAGTTCGTCACGGTTCCCAAAGCGCTGTTTTTCAAACGATGGGGAGGCGCATCCCGGAATTTTAAAAAATCCGCCGCAGCCATTGGGATCAAAAATAGGTTTCTGATTGCAGTACCATATTTAATCCGGGAATTTTTCATGCAGATGATCATTTACCGGTCTGCCAATTTGTCATGGAAAAATAAAGTGAGACTGGCTGTGTGGTCACTTGGGAATTATTTCCGGGTGAACCTTTTAAAAATGACCTACATCGAAATTAAAATTTTCGTAAAACGATTTATTGGCACATACTGCGGCTAG
- a CDS encoding sulfotransferase has product MKHTANPLLLTGSHRSGTTWAGRIIASSRSLGYIMEPFNDANNRPGIFNCKFGHYFPYIAPGERQYFGPVLHALNFKYNLAEGLKGICNKYEFARLTRDFVKSFYYRITKKRAFVKDPNALFMVEWMYHHFNADIVVLIRHPAAFVSSLIVLKWYFPFKDLLKQEELIQTYLFNFRDKIKYYAKYEQKLIDQAILAWCLLHQTILHYQKKHLDWIFVRHEDLSRNPEKEFRQIFQKVGIEYDKRVASCVKKYSGTDNPSDTTSTQIPVSSKQSIKRNSQSNIWNFKNRLTTKEILYIRKRVESISGNFYKDDDW; this is encoded by the coding sequence ATGAAGCACACTGCAAACCCACTTCTGCTGACAGGCTCACATCGTTCCGGAACGACGTGGGCAGGCAGAATCATTGCATCATCACGGTCGCTTGGGTATATTATGGAGCCCTTTAATGATGCCAATAACCGGCCTGGTATTTTCAACTGCAAATTTGGCCATTATTTTCCATATATAGCACCTGGAGAACGACAATATTTCGGTCCGGTGCTGCATGCTTTGAATTTTAAATATAATCTGGCGGAGGGCTTAAAAGGGATATGCAACAAATATGAGTTTGCCAGATTGACACGCGATTTTGTAAAGTCCTTTTATTATCGCATTACTAAAAAGCGAGCATTCGTCAAAGATCCAAACGCACTGTTCATGGTGGAATGGATGTATCACCATTTTAACGCAGACATCGTTGTCCTCATTAGACATCCAGCCGCATTTGTTAGCAGTCTGATAGTGTTGAAATGGTATTTCCCGTTTAAGGACTTGTTAAAGCAAGAAGAATTGATCCAGACCTATTTGTTTAATTTTCGGGATAAGATTAAATACTATGCCAAATATGAACAAAAGCTGATCGATCAAGCTATTTTGGCTTGGTGCCTTCTTCACCAGACCATTCTACATTATCAAAAAAAACATCTGGATTGGATCTTCGTAAGGCACGAAGATTTATCCAGAAATCCCGAGAAAGAGTTCCGGCAAATATTTCAGAAAGTTGGAATTGAGTATGATAAAAGAGTCGCCTCTTGTGTGAAAAAATATTCGGGAACAGATAATCCGTCCGATACAACCAGTACCCAGATCCCGGTTAGTAGTAAACAATCGATAAAAAGAAATAGTCAATCGAATATTTGGAATTTTAAAAATCGATTAACGACCAAAGAGATCCTTTATATTCGAAAGAGGGTGGAGTCAATTTCCGGCAATTTCTATAAAGATGATGATTGGTAA
- a CDS encoding methylase, translated as MINKIKKALLNMLGAWRIRKYIRNGHRPWTPGYSEFKESYINSALTENGLLEIFKTERLLPANYGYRLDERVVEYPWLFSRLQVEKNHLLDAGSALNFEYLLKNKWLNHRSLVIYTLSPERVVRDNNISYIYGDLRNTILKSECFDEIVCISTIEHIGMNNQFLYSDNSIFNEFETDSYIDAILELKRLLKSSGKFFITVPYGSYQNLGWLQQFDHEMVSKLIDAFNGSKTTETYFKYQNDQWQLTNAEACSDCRYFDVHNQPTFEKDYLAAARAVACIEIIK; from the coding sequence ATGATAAATAAAATAAAAAAAGCGCTATTGAACATGCTGGGAGCCTGGAGAATTCGAAAATACATCCGGAATGGGCACCGGCCTTGGACCCCTGGATATAGCGAATTTAAGGAATCATATATTAATAGTGCTCTTACTGAGAACGGACTGCTGGAGATTTTTAAAACTGAAAGGTTGCTGCCTGCTAATTATGGGTACCGTTTGGATGAACGGGTGGTTGAATATCCATGGCTGTTCAGCAGGCTTCAGGTTGAAAAAAATCATCTGCTTGACGCGGGTTCGGCATTGAATTTCGAATATCTGCTTAAAAATAAATGGCTAAATCATAGAAGTTTGGTCATTTATACTCTTTCGCCGGAACGCGTCGTGAGGGATAATAATATCTCATATATATATGGAGATTTGCGAAATACTATTTTAAAGAGTGAGTGCTTTGATGAAATTGTATGCATATCGACCATTGAGCATATCGGTATGAATAATCAGTTCCTTTATTCAGATAACAGCATCTTTAATGAATTCGAGACCGATAGTTATATAGATGCAATCTTGGAACTAAAAAGACTTCTGAAGTCGAGTGGAAAGTTTTTTATCACTGTTCCATATGGAAGTTATCAAAACCTGGGCTGGCTGCAGCAGTTTGACCATGAAATGGTTTCCAAACTGATTGATGCCTTTAACGGGTCAAAAACAACCGAAACCTATTTTAAATATCAAAATGATCAATGGCAGCTAACCAATGCAGAAGCCTGTTCTGATTGTCGTTATTTTGATGTTCACAATCAGCCCACCTTTGAAAAAGATTATCTTGCGGCTGCAAGGGCTGTTGCCTGTATCGAGATAATTAAGTAA
- a CDS encoding ABC transporter ATP-binding protein: MPHDITNSTLLNTFRKILGYLPTRRRMQFWILSAAMLFSACFETMALGCVAFFASVVTDPEAVMQSRYIITAQKFLHADFLTNTQGLIVSLSILVVSLVIVKNMILSFVLFWSSRFSAFVDGFYGELLLQNFILRHYEWHLYQNSADLIMAVDWRRYFGVHFIYPVLQMFADGFVALLMLMVLFWVEPFISLVTISVLGGTAFLILVTVRKTLDENTKICSQYQQSVNRQVTKSIHGVKDVKVFGKQDFFISNYSKKVYYLARREAFKQFFTRTPSWALETLGFIMITGSICAMMFLMKSSTVQITGTIALIAVTAWRVLPAMSRIVSGITSLRTALPYVHNAFTYLKEAKRAEDRRLNKSRMNHQRVSFEQELKFENISFSYTEANSFALQNINFTIKKGQTVGIIGPSGAGKSTLVDILIGLLPPTSGKVVIDNESLDTKNSSGWMDLLGYVSQTPYIYDGSLAENVAFGVGDSRIDSSRVSECCNMAAMDFLSDLPHGLDTQIGERGLRLSGGQRQRVAIARALYHQPQVMVFDEATSALDAKNEMDIQKTIYSLKGSLTLIIIAHRLTTVKDCDLIFCIDKGEMVKTGPPHIILPWYERYGDHKENSNNPKAKKN; encoded by the coding sequence ATGCCACACGATATTACAAATTCAACGCTTCTAAACACCTTCCGAAAGATACTAGGGTATTTGCCAACACGTCGACGGATGCAATTCTGGATACTTTCTGCTGCAATGCTCTTTTCGGCATGTTTCGAAACAATGGCTCTGGGATGTGTGGCTTTTTTTGCTTCTGTGGTCACGGATCCTGAAGCAGTAATGCAATCCAGATACATTATAACGGCTCAAAAATTTCTGCATGCTGATTTTTTAACAAACACGCAGGGACTAATCGTATCTTTGAGTATTCTTGTTGTAAGTTTAGTGATAGTTAAAAATATGATCTTATCCTTTGTTTTATTTTGGAGCAGCCGGTTTTCTGCTTTTGTAGATGGTTTTTATGGTGAATTGTTATTGCAAAATTTTATTTTGAGGCATTATGAATGGCACTTGTATCAAAATTCAGCAGATTTAATCATGGCCGTGGATTGGCGCAGGTATTTTGGTGTTCACTTCATTTATCCTGTGTTACAGATGTTTGCAGACGGATTTGTCGCATTATTGATGCTTATGGTCCTGTTCTGGGTAGAGCCTTTTATTTCTTTGGTCACCATAAGCGTATTAGGAGGAACAGCCTTTCTTATTCTAGTGACGGTTCGAAAAACATTAGATGAAAATACTAAAATATGCAGTCAGTATCAGCAATCTGTCAACCGCCAAGTAACAAAATCCATTCATGGGGTCAAAGACGTAAAAGTTTTTGGAAAACAGGATTTTTTCATCTCAAATTACAGCAAAAAGGTTTATTATCTTGCTCGACGGGAAGCATTCAAGCAGTTTTTCACCCGTACTCCGTCTTGGGCTTTGGAAACTTTAGGATTTATAATGATAACCGGTTCCATATGTGCAATGATGTTTTTAATGAAGTCATCGACGGTCCAAATTACAGGCACGATTGCATTGATAGCCGTTACAGCCTGGCGGGTTCTACCTGCTATGAGTCGAATCGTTAGTGGGATAACATCTTTGCGAACTGCATTACCATATGTGCATAATGCTTTCACCTATCTCAAAGAAGCAAAGAGGGCTGAAGATAGACGCTTAAATAAATCCCGTATGAATCACCAGCGAGTATCATTTGAACAGGAACTGAAATTCGAAAATATCTCTTTTTCATATACGGAAGCGAATTCTTTTGCTCTCCAAAATATCAATTTTACGATCAAAAAGGGGCAAACTGTTGGGATTATAGGGCCTTCCGGAGCTGGTAAAAGTACCCTGGTCGATATACTTATCGGGCTTTTACCTCCAACGAGCGGAAAAGTTGTCATTGATAACGAAAGCCTTGACACGAAAAACAGTTCCGGATGGATGGATTTGCTCGGTTATGTTTCCCAAACCCCCTATATTTATGATGGCTCATTGGCTGAAAATGTGGCTTTTGGTGTAGGCGACAGTAGGATAGACTCAAGCCGCGTATCAGAATGCTGCAACATGGCTGCAATGGATTTTCTTAGTGACCTGCCTCATGGGCTTGATACTCAAATCGGAGAGCGCGGTCTAAGGTTGTCAGGTGGACAGCGTCAGAGAGTGGCTATTGCAAGAGCCCTTTATCATCAACCCCAAGTTATGGTTTTCGATGAAGCGACCAGCGCGCTGGATGCAAAAAATGAAATGGATATACAAAAAACGATATATTCTTTGAAGGGCAGTTTGACTCTTATAATTATCGCCCATCGTTTAACTACAGTGAAAGACTGTGATCTGATATTCTGTATTGATAAAGGGGAAATGGTAAAGACCGGTCCGCCACATATAATATTGCCCTGGTATGAAAGATACGGCGATCATAAAGAAAATTCTAACAATCCAAAAGCAAAAAAAAACTAA